Below is a genomic region from Prunus persica cultivar Lovell chromosome G3, Prunus_persica_NCBIv2, whole genome shotgun sequence.
TATCAACATTCAGTATCCACCTGAGGAAACCAAGCCAAACCAACCCGAAATGGATAGTTTTGAGAAACTAAATGGTTTGGTTATGAACACGAAGCCATCAGACATCAGTTCAGGTGTCTGGTTTATGCACTATAAAATGTGATATAAATGCTTGTGCCAATTCACTGGGGTTTTTTTAAAGCATATCAGCATCTAAGTACTATGGGCTGTTCAGCAGCCCAACTAACCTCATCCATCTGAACAGAGTCAGACTGACCTAAAATGGGCATGCTTGAGAAACTAaatatttggtttggttaCTATTTTAATGACTGTGAAGCCACTGGACATTTTTCAGGTGCATGGTTTATGCACTAGAAAATCTGATAAAAAAAAGCTGATGCTTGTGTTTAGATCCGTTTGCTGAGGCAAATGCTGAGGATTCAGGTGCTGGAACAAAAGAGTATGTGCACATTCGGATACAGCAACGAAATGGTAGGAAAAGCCTGACAACCGTGCAGGGACTGAAAAAGGAATTTAGCTACAACAAAATACTCAAAGACCTTAAGAAGGAATTTTGCTGCAATGGTACAGTTGTCCAGGACCCAGAGCAAGGGCAGGTGCGTGTTTAATTCTTAAAAGGTGAATGTAATTTTCTTCATGGCCTTCTCTAACTGATCACTAATTTTCGCATTGTTATTCACGTGCAGGTCATTCAACTTCAAGGTGATCAAAGAAAGAATGTATCTAGTTTCCTAGTCCAGGTAAACTATCCACTGCATTATAATGATGTTAAATGTTCTGTTGGTGGGGTTGATAAGTTGTGGATGTGTTTCCTTATCTATTATATGATGCTTGCCAACAATCTGGTTGAATCAGGGtcctgattttattttattttttctacagGCTGGCATTGTGAAGAAGGACAATATCAAAATTCATGGTTTCTGAGCTGCAGCATTTAAATCTCTGCACAATACCATCTACCGGTGGAGATCTAGTTATCTGAATGTTATATCACCTAAGTTTGCTATGTGCACTGTATTTTAGGAGTGTTATAATTTTCAAGAAATTGTGTGATGTGTCGTCACTATGGAATGTTTGACAAATTCTGTCTTTAATGGTTCTTATGTTGgtattgaatttgaaaatatattaaagTTCGTTTCTCCATTTGAAGACATGAATTCCACTAAACATGTGAAACTTTAGAGTCGTCAGATATTTAATACACCATAAAGAGAGTACACGCAAAAATGATCTGTGTTTTTGGTACCTTGACAGTAATCTAGCACAAAACCTTATTCCCATTTACATCGAATCTTATCAGTGTGCCTAAAATCAGATCTCCAAGCCAAACTTCCATCCATTCTTCTCAAGGAGAAACTCTCCACCATAACATAACAGCCAAACTTCGTCCACCTATTCTCACCTGTAATCTCTTCTACCCTCTCCACTCTCACATCCATTTCATCCCCATTAACCCATCCTCCTGCCTCCAAAACCCATCTCATATTCTGAACAATTGCTGAACTCAAACCTACACTCACCACTTTCTTGCTACGTGGGTTATAAGCTTTGAACCAGGTGAACCCAGTACGGCCATTCCTATCGTCCTTCACGGCTTCTGTGGCAGATACCAAAGCCACTTCCCTTTGCACATCTACACTCACATTCACAACATTTCCTTCATTGTTAACATTCCCAAGAGAGTAAATCTCTTCCCACCATTGCTCAAGAGTTATTCTGTAAAACTTGGACTTCTTCATCTGGTGTCTTATGGTTGCTTTCTCTCTCACAAATGCAAATGGACAGTACCATCTCCCCACAACACTAGAAGCCGAACACTTTTTAAATATGGGAAAATTGAAGTCCGGAAGACGAGACCGGAGGGAGGCGTCGAGGCCTAAAGCATCAGTTAATTGATTCCGGTACATACTTGAGCTACGCACTTTccatccttttttctttaggAATTTTGGAGGAACACCATCAGGAGCTACAGACTCGGCAAAAAAACCACCACCTTGATGGCGATGAATCTTAACTTCTTGGTATATGtctctaaaatttaaaaccttaGGTTTTTTGTCTCTCAAGAAACCTCTAATGCAGCAGTTGGTCATGTCCCTCTCTCTAGAACATCTGCATGCTTTCCTGCAAAGATTACACAACAGAATTCATCTTGGATTATAAGTTAAGCAGAGGCCAATAGTAAAGTTAACTTTTTGAGAAGGACTATAAAAGAAGAGCTTACCCTTTGTGCCTGCCATTTGCTCTGATAACATAGTAGCAGTTAGAAGACAGAGGTTGATCAAGAACTGGGATGAACCAGACCTTCGTCGCGGTTGCCTCTTGGTACTCGGATGTATAAACAATGGTCAGAATCTTGTCCTGTGGGAAGGGTAGTTTTTTCACTTTCCCACGCTTGCAAAGGCCCCAACAAGATGTGTTTTTTGACTCTGCCTCTTCATCTGTGATCACCACATAACCTGAATGTGGAGCATCAGGTGGCTTTATGGAAAGGGTGCTTGGAGATTTCCGGTACATCGAAAGAGGCCTTGTTACATACATCTTTGTGtgttggtgtgtgtgtgttttggtCTTTGTGTGGTGTGGATGTGGGTTGGGTGAGAGCAGTGGAGAAGGTGTTTTAAGCTTtcatcaaaaaatatttcttatgaattaagaaaagaagtGGAGGTGTCTAAAATTATTTCATTATGtaagtaaagaaaataaagtaaataagGAAACTTTATGATCCACTTTCTTTTGTGCCATATTTTACACGCAACTCACTTTAAAATTTAGTGCTTTATAAGTTCTAGTCCTTTAAAGGAGATGTGGATATGTTTATAAGAGAATTACAATTATCCCATCCTTACACCAACCCTACAAAAGTGACCAGTAATAACCATATACCAGAAAAGAAGCATATCCCAAGAGATCCATTCAAGAGATAAAAAGCGccacaacaaaagaaacaaataaataaaaacctttaGGGCCAACTTATTCAAACTTGTACAGATTGACTTATTTCCCTAAACATCATCGGAGGAGGCTATCAAAATTCGAGTTGTAGCCATTGTCCAATTAAGATAAACCTTAAATGGGCATACCCAAAAGCCAAATGGCAGCACCAACAACTTTCAGACTAGAGCAGCTCATGCATCTAGCTTAAGGAAGTTCTTTATTACACCCATCATCTCCCCACCAGGAAAGCGCCCAAGGCATCCCCTTGCTGCTGCAATCTCATTGAACTCATAAACTGAATCACCGCGGAAAGCTCGAGGCTGTTTGCTTCTCTCCCCTTGTTCAATCTTCACATCTTCAGCTAGATGTTCACCATCTTTCACAGTTGGAAGAGGAAATGGATCAAGAGAACCTCCCAAGATGGTTTCCACGCCTACCGCATCCACAAAATCTTTCAACGGACATATTGTGAATGGAACTGGCTCAAAGCTGTGGTCTCCATATTCAACTGGGGTAGAGTGGTCTCCAGTTACGCAAAGGAAGTACTTGAAATTTCCTGCTGACTCACTCTCCCAAAGGAGCCTGGACAGCTGCCCTATAGCTCGATCTACAGCTTCTAATGCTTTGACTTTGAAGATGGTTGCCTTGTCGTGACCTGCATCATCTATAGCCTGtaatgcaaaacaaaacagagaTTCATTTAGCGGTTATGAAGGGAGAAGTTTTGATGTCTCAATAAACTCAGTAAGCAAGTCTAGCTGGGACATAAAAATTAAGGAAGCACAGCATCCAACATTAGAAAACTACAGACAAGCAATTATTTTGTTGCCATCAGTTTACCCTGTAACTTCAGTTAAATGAATTAATAATGATGTGACTGCTTCAGTAGGCAGGAATAGAGGTTGCATGTGACAAGGTAGAAAAACGAAGAGATTTAGAATCTGAGGACGCCATTGACCTTAACATGAAGGAACCCAAAATCATAGCCATCCGATCGACCTGGTTTGTGCTCATCTTCCCCTGGTACAAACACATTGGGGCAAGACTGCAGAGGAGCTGAAAGTGCTTTAGCTATTGCAGTTGCTTTGGAAGTAAGAAGTGTTCGATAGTCTCCTGTTGCTCCAGGAGCTTCTAGGATATCAATGCCAAGAGATAGGCCCAGTCCAGCAATGATTTTTGTGGGAGCTACCATACAAGGCCATAACCCATgtttcttttcaaatggagGAACCTGAAATATGTaattgagaaaagaaaaactatagACATAAATGTATATTCAGAACCATTTGTTGCCTAATTCCCAAACAAACACAAGAAAACGGGTTGAGGTCTTGTAAGACCAACATTTGTCTTAGGCCCAAGGTTATTCTTTTTGGTTGGAAATTTCCTAGGCCTTCAATATCCTATCAAAAACGGACATCCCTACAATGATATGTGCAGTAACTTTCAGGATACATTACTAAAACAACAAGTTTGAGAAGTTTAAGAATTGCCTGCGTCCTTTTTTTAACCCCCAATGTCCGCccgtttttgttttgctcaaAAGAACAATTATAAGAAGTTTACCATAGAAAAATACTGAAGTATCAGAAGGGTAAAGCTAAAAAACCAACCCCAGAACAAAATCAGGTTATGAATACAAAAATTCTAAAGGAGGGCCATTCCTGCACTTAGTGGCTGTCTGACCCACTAAGAACAGCAGAGAAAAGTGTATGCAACAGCCAATAGGTTAGATGCTTGCTTGCATATGGTTTGCTAAGTAAAAGTTCTACACGATGCAGTATGAACATCAAGTAAGGTTTGAGACAACAGACCTCAATTCGAATACCACATCCTCGTAAAAGGACAAGATTAGCTATGTTCTTCCCTTCAGCAGCTCGTTTTGCATTCAGTGGATGAGCAACGAGAATATGTGATATTTCCTTGGATAACTCATTAACAACTTTAGCTGTGTGTCTCGCCTCATCGGTGCCATCTAGAGCTTCAGCTTGCAAAAGTAAACGGTTGTCCTTCAACGGGTCTGTTCCTGATATATTTCCACTTAGATTTGGTCCTTTAACAACCACTCCACATCTATGTTCTGTTGCATACCTGTAGCAAATAGTTCTTCGTTAGTTTTACTCTActtcattataaaaattacAAGGCTTAAgcattagaaaaataattaaggtATTTGGTAATTTTGATGACTAGTTAACTTTCTTGCATATGGGAGGTTGTGTTTTAGAATATCTCGTCGCGATACATACAAGGACATCAAATAAGAAGCCAATTTACAGCAGTTATAATAAACATCTGCACCTGACTCTGACTTCATATTCAGGAAAAGATGGCAGCTTCATTCCATCAAGTGCTGCACACAGTATGGGGCCTTCTTCTTCAAAGTGTCTGTCGGCCCTCCTATTGATGACTATTCCAGTTTTTTCATCCAAGGTTGCAAAATTAGACTAAAGATCAAAAGTTAGCAAAGATTATTATATGGAACAGCATCGTCTACTAGAACAAGCATAACCTGAAGGATAGAGCATCAATAGCAAGTAACATGGGGTCAAAATAATATAGTCCTTGTTTATGCTAATATGTGACCTAAATTTTCTTCAACTGGATTGGGGCCAATAACCATCAAGTCCCAAGTTTCTGTTTATAAGAACGAAATAATTGCATCTTATGGCAGTGCAACATATTGAAACTGCTCATCCAGGATAATAGTTATAACAGAGAAACCATTTTacaaagaaataaacaaaaactcacCTTAAATGCAATATCACCAGGTGACATGGCCAATCCAGCACCCATGGATTCAAATGCGCCTCGGCCGCGGTAATATACCCTAGGGTCATAACCCAGTAGAGAAAGGTGAGCTGTGTCACTTCCACAACCCAAACCAACTTCAACAGGGTCCATTAAACCATTAACTCCAGCGGATGCAATGGCATCCAAATTGGGTACTTTGGCCGCCTGAAGAGGAGTCTTAAATCCAAACTTTGGTATTGACACATCACCCACGCCATCAATCAACAAAAATGCCACTCTTCTTTTCGGCTGCTGAGGATTACCCATGTATGCTAATATCCTAGATCATAGTTGCCTAATTCGCTCACTCCCCTACGAATTTCGATCTGGTCGAGCGTACCCAATAGCGGTACGGTATCGATCTGGAACGAAAGATTTAACGACTCAGTCCAGAGGCGACGACGTCGCTGCTACATAACAGTACCTGAACGCCGACAGCAGACGAGCAATCGAGTTCACATGAGGGACAAGGGAGAGTGCGTGCTATAGCTGATGAGCCCACGTTTGATTCTTGTTCTCTTGGGCTTGGGGGCCGGGCAGCTGACGGGGCCCACTAAACCAGGCCAGCCCTCAGGCAAGATGAGCCCGAGTTCAAGTATGAACTTGCTGACGTCactaacaaatttttttaaaaaaaaactaaaaaaatattaaaaaattcagatttaaaaataaataaatacttagtcaTAGTTTTCACTTCTCACAccaaactctatacaaatttctcttctcatatctcatgtgataGTTGTTGTCAtagcaatgggtggaaacgcCACAACCTTTTGCAAATGCAactactattcatgtgaatagtagctgccctaccccccttgccatggcaaagagTAAAttggtggaagtgctctaagaGCACCTCCACCCCAAAAGGCAAGGGTAAGGCAAAGGCAAGACAAGGGCAAACACTATTCACATCAGCCTTATCTTTTTTGGTTACACTCCAAAGGGTAAGGGTAAGGGCAAACACTAttccttttactttattttcaatatttttatacttaaatattaattttgatagcttttcatataatattttcggTTAACGTGTcactatatattataaaattctcacctaaaatttcagataacattttcgaattaaattttcggataagattttcgattGCCACGTGTCCATCAAATTTCAGgaaaaaatttcagatgaGATTCTCGGTTACCACGTGTCTTATTTcagatatttattttaaaaaattataatgtcAAATTgaagataagattttcaccttCTAAAATTACGTCACatgtcccatgtcagataagatttttagatatttattaaaaaattataatctcatatttcatataagattttcgccctctaaaattgcgccacatgtcatctctatcttctaaatccctctataaaactacaccctcaactcatacctctcacaccatatCTTCTCTATTCtttcatttctcaaattttacaaaacacattctacTCTCAATGTCTAACCTGAAgagggtgttggagaggcaggagcaagaagaggaagaaattagGCGCAGACGTGTTGAAGAAGATCACGAGGCcgatgaagaggaggaagaaatgGTTGTTGCGGCGTATATGCTTAATGAATCAAAGCAACATCACTGTCATCGTGCCCCGAATGTGGACCGACATAGGCAGTCTTTGGGGTAAGAATATCTTGgaagattactttatcccaaattcatTATATCATGTTTCTGATTTTCGAGAGATATATAGAATGCAGCttcatttgttccaaaaaatcatgcatgatatttgtaattacgacacatacttcGTTCAAAAGTATGATGCTATTGGGGTTTTGGGTcttcttccggagcaaaacttacagctgctttgcggatgcttgcttaTATATGCAaagcaggtggatgagattgcattgatggaaaaatcaactatcctacagtgcttggtgagattctgtgatgcagtAGAAGATCTTTACAAGAGGGAGTGCCTTCGTAAATCTACGGCTAGGGACCTCCAAAGTCTTGTACAAAAAGCTGAGGCTTGATGTTTCCTAGGAATGATTGGAAGCATCGATTGCATGCattggcagtggaagaattgcccaatgCTTGGCAAGGAGATTATGGGAATCAAAAGGGCCAAACAAAGTATAATTTTAAAGGTCTTAGCTTCATTTGAcacttgggtttggcatgccttctttggagttaccggat
It encodes:
- the LOC18783955 gene encoding protein translation factor SUI1 homolog 2 codes for the protein MSELDVQIPTAFDPFAEANAEDSGAGTKEYVHIRIQQRNGRKSLTTVQGLKKEFSYNKILKDLKKEFCCNGTVVQDPEQGQVIQLQGDQRKNVSSFLVQAGIVKKDNIKIHGF
- the LOC18781885 gene encoding uncharacterized protein LOC18781885, with translation MYVTRPLSMYRKSPSTLSIKPPDAPHSGYVVITDEEAESKNTSCWGLCKRGKVKKLPFPQDKILTIVYTSEYQEATATKVWFIPVLDQPLSSNCYYVIRANGRHKGKACRCSRERDMTNCCIRGFLRDKKPKVLNFRDIYQEVKIHRHQGGGFFAESVAPDGVPPKFLKKKGWKVRSSSMYRNQLTDALGLDASLRSRLPDFNFPIFKKCSASSVVGRWYCPFAFVREKATIRHQMKKSKFYRITLEQWWEEIYSLGNVNNEGNVVNVSVDVQREVALVSATEAVKDDRNGRTGFTWFKAYNPRSKKVVSVGLSSAIVQNMRWVLEAGGWVNGDEMDVRVERVEEITGENRWTKFGCYVMVESFSLRRMDGSLAWRSDFRHTDKIRCKWE
- the LOC18783114 gene encoding uncharacterized protein LOC18783114, with product MGNPQQPKRRVAFLLIDGVGDVSIPKFGFKTPLQAAKVPNLDAIASAGVNGLMDPVEVGLGCGSDTAHLSLLGYDPRVYYRGRGAFESMGAGLAMSPGDIAFKSNFATLDEKTGIVINRRADRHFEEEGPILCAALDGMKLPSFPEYEVRVRYATEHRCGVVVKGPNLSGNISGTDPLKDNRLLLQAEALDGTDEARHTAKVVNELSKEISHILVAHPLNAKRAAEGKNIANLVLLRGCGIRIEVPPFEKKHGLWPCMVAPTKIIAGLGLSLGIDILEAPGATGDYRTLLTSKATAIAKALSAPLQSCPNVFVPGEDEHKPGRSDGYDFGFLHVKAIDDAGHDKATIFKVKALEAVDRAIGQLSRLLWESESAGNFKYFLCVTGDHSTPVEYGDHSFEPVPFTICPLKDFVDAVGVETILGGSLDPFPLPTVKDGEHLAEDVKIEQGERSKQPRAFRGDSVYEFNEIAAARGCLGRFPGGEMMGVIKNFLKLDA